The genomic segment CGACACTAACAAGGGTCAATCCATTCTCTGTCACATCTGCAATTAGAGGCCAATCCAAGATGGCACAAAACCCCCAGAGCCAAGAGGTACTGCTTCCCAAAGGCAGTACCCCTATGTACCTCCGTGGTGGCACTGAGTGGCCTTTCACACTGGTCGAGGTGGTCAGACCTGAGACATCATGCCCCAGGAATATGGCGTCTGAAGTGTCACTGGAAGGCGGAGCAGATGCCACTGAAGCATGCACACTAAACGCAGCAGAGCCAACGAGAAAGTGTCACAGATGGAGATGataaaataggaaggaaataatgGACCACAATTATCAGAGCCAAAAGAGAGGAAAATCCACAAGGATCAATACAAGGGAAAATTTCAAATACAGGGGCAAAAGCCTCTCTACTAAAGCCCTGGAAGTGCCTAAGGTCTAATCAAACATCAGCTAACCTCATATCATGTGTCCTATTTGGGGTAATGCATCTGTTAAAGCTCTAAACTTAGGGGaggaaataatgcaaataaaaaacactAAAAGACAGAGCTTCTGAACTTCTACGACTAGCCAGCTGGAATCAGGACACAGGCCAAATCTACTCTATAGTACCACCAACAACCAAGGAATAAAGGAATGGAAATTAGTTGGGGAGCAGAAGAAACTGCTATTTCTCAGCCCCTAAGGAGTAGAATATCTTCTCAGATGGTAGGTGTAAATCTTGATGCAATGATCCCAACAGTCTAAGACTAGCAGCTGCCCCTTAGGAGTGAGGGCGATGCCCACTGGACAGGTGAGCCCCTCTCGAATAAGGACGCTATAGCCCCCACCCTTAGGAAAGTGGAGGATTTCCTTGCGACTACTGTCAGCCACGATGAGATCACCACGGGCATCCACACACATGCCAGCGATGCAGCGGAAATCCTCGTTCTCTGAGAAGAAGTGGCTAATCTGGCGACCCAGCTGCCCGTCAGGGCCCACAGAACCAATGGAGAAGCCACCCTCCAGGTGGTGCTCATTCTGCCGATTCTCCAGATTGAGGCCCAAGCCCTGGGTGAAGTACACGGTGCCTTCAGCGTCACAGGTGACAAACTTGGGCCGCACAGCACTGCAGAGGCAGCTGTATTTGACCACCCCTGCTCCTCGGTCAACAGTGAAGCACCAGAGCTTTCCACCTTCCACATCAGTTACCACAAACTGGCCAGATGGAAGCGCTGTGATGCCCCAGGGTTTGCTCAGCTGGCTCCTGTGACAGGCCACGCAGTGGCCTTCCAAGGTGTACACCTTGAGGGAGTTGTCATAGCTGTCAGTCACACCAATCAGCCCATGGCAGTTCATGGCCACGGAGAGAGGAGTGAGATTGGGCAAGTCAGCCCCCAGGAAGCTCAGCACAAAGCTATCAATGCCACTGGGGCTGCGGCGGATCTCCTTCAAAAAGCCTTTGCGGGTAAAGACTTGTATACGGTAGTTGCCACGGTCAGCAACCAGCACCTCGCCTTGACTGGTCACATAGAGACTGACCGGAAGGTTGAACATGCCTGGAGTGCTGCCTTTGGCCCCCATCTTCTTGAGAAAGAGGCACTGCTGGATGTTGGCGGCTGTGTCAGAACCCCGCTGCTTAGCAGGCGAGGCCCTCGGGCTGGCAGCTGCTTCCTCGGGACTCATGTCCATCTCTTTAAACGTAACAGAGGAAGAGGCAGCAGAGGCTGCAGCCTCCATGGCCCAGGAGTCTTCCATGTTGACTGTCCGGGGCTTCTTAACCGCCTGCCCGATTTGGAGGGGGCCCACGTGGCCGACCTTAAGGAGCTCCACATCCTGCAGGGTGAGCTCCCGGGGCAGGCTGGCAGTGAGCTCTGGCTCCTCCTCATCGGCTGTCTCTTCCAGTAGTGCTACATCTGCCTGCTTGATCTTGGCCAGGAAGTAGTCACAGCGAGACACAGCCTGCACCTCGGCGATGTTGAGCAGGTAACTCTGCTCCTCTACCACTTGACTATTGGACTTTTCAACCTCAGCCAAAGAGCCTGTGAAGAACTTCCGAGAGCGAGCCAGCTCCTCCTGGACCCTGCGCTCCTCGTGCCCATACTCCTGGAGAACTGCTTTATACCGTGCCTGAAGGTCCTTGGAGACTCCGTCCAAGGCTACCTTCTGCCGCTGCAGCTCCCCCATGAGCTCCCGCAGACGGGACAACTTCTCTCCAAAGTCCCGACGCCTCTCCTCAGCTGCCTCTTTGACAGGGAGCGTACAGTGGCCAGGAGGCTGGTGGTCTGCCTCTCGGCAGGGCTCACACAACACCACGCCACAGCTTCGGCAGAACTGCCGGGGCAGCCGCCGCCCGCAAGACCGGCACATGAGCAGCCCCACAGCCTCACTGAGCCCAGCCGTGTCGATGATCTTCAGCACCGTCAGGTTGTCCGTCAGCTGGGTCAGGCTGGTTATGCGAGTAATCTTGCTGCAAAAAGGACAGCGGACACCATTGATGCTACTGGCCAGTAGCTTCTCCAGGCACTGGCGGCAGATGGTATGGCCACAGTGCAGGAGCTTGGGCCGCAGCTGCTCCTCTGTGAAGGACTCCATGCAGATGGGGCATTCTAGCACTTCCCGGAGGGCATCCAGGTTCAGGTGAGAAGCTGCTGCTGCAGCCATTGCTATTCCTTTGAAGGGGCCGGCTAGCACAGCCCAGGACTGAACAGCTTAGTATTCATGCTCCAGAGGGTCAACTCctgctaaagagaaaaagaagccatTATTCCACCGCCTCTATGAGTTAATTCACTCcagaaacatttagagaatgGCTACCATCACTCATTTAGTCACTGACTGGTTTGGAAAGGTAAATTGGAGAATGATTATTAGAAGTCTACAGAGCCAAAACGAGACCTTGGAACTTCATTCTCATGAGCATAGAGGAAACAATGCATGTTCTGGAGCAGGGAACTAATATGATCAAAGCCTGAATGGAGTGAGGGGAAAGGCAGAGAAACTAGTTTGGAAGATACTGCAAAACTGCCTGGCGAAGGTTACAGGGAGCCTGAACTAGGGAGCAGGTgatggaaatggaaagaagatgCATTTGAGCAATTATTCCATAAGTACAGTCACTAAGATTTATTAGCTGAgtggactggggtggggaagtGTTGGAGCTAAGACAGCCAAAGACTCAATGCCACATGATCTGAGAAATGGTAGTGCCTTATCAGGACAGTTTATTTTGGGGAATGAAACACCCCCTCCTACAAACAGTACAGGCCATGGATTCTCCCCCGCTCCTAGATCCACATATGCTTATGAAGTAGAACCACAGAGATCTCAGTGCTCTGCAGCCTTATGTCAATGGCAATTTACACCCCAAAATTAGAATGAATAGACCTAGCAAGGTGAGGCACAGGATAAATTCAGCCCTCCTTAAATGCAAATCCTACAGCTGCACCTGTGCAGTTGTGTGATCTGCAGATGGTCAACCATCAAGGAGAAGGAAGACAAGTTAGCCTGGTTTTAAGGGCAATGCAGCAAGCTGAGGAAAGCTTTGCAAATGTCATCAATTCTTTCTCCACCCATATATAAGAAGGGGAGTCAAGGCAGAGATATGTATTACAAATTTCCCCCATAATTAGCTTTGCATCACAGTCTGACAGATATTCAGGAGCAGACATGCACAGTTTGTCTAAAGTCAATCCAACCTCCCTGAAATCCCACTTTCCTTCTACTGGAAGGGAAAGAGTATACATcgagtgcctactgtatgctaGATATCATGCTAGATGttccatctcatttaatcctcatgatgaCCCCATGATGtaggtactatttttattatcctattttacagatgaggaagataAGGCTCAGAAACactggctcaaggtcacatgatGCAAACATGGTAGAACCACGGAGTACAGATATCTTTCACTTTGTTTAACCGAATGTTACTTCAAGCTTTTTTTTTGCCTGTCACATAACACTTATTAAGTGTTCCCTAAACCATACTCTGAGAAATGCTGCCTTATAGCATAGAATGTTCTCTACAATTAAGAATAATAAGATTTAGCTGCTATAGAGTAGGTTAGATTGATTTATTAGCTGAGTGACCCACTCCCACACACCAGCCGGGCAACCTATTATGACTCAAATCCATGCCTCAACAAAATAACACATTACCATACATCATGAACCTAAAAGATTTCATGTGAATATCCAAAGCTGTGAATGCTGAATTCTTAAATGTCATGGGTGTAGGTACAACAGTATAGAAATACTGACAGAAACCTCAACTCAGGATCCATGCAAACCTCCTCAGTTCTAAACCAATAGTTTCAGTTCTCTCTTCCATCATCTGGGACAACAGACTGAGGGCAACATTTGGTATTTGGATCCAGAGCATGTTACCTTACAGTGCACGGGGACATCTGTTCTTCTCAGAACTGGCACTGCAGATCAGCTAATTAAACAAGTCTGCCAACTTGTAAAAATACCAGCAAATTCTTTCTCCAGTTTTCTGGAATATCATACCACCTCTTTCAATTAAAAAGCTTCCTGCCTCCCTGATTAAGCCATCgactttaaaaattgaatttactATGCCATGTCCATTCCCCAAAATATCTCAACTGTCTGCAGCTTCACTAAGCTCTCTGAGGCAGAAGAGAATGTCAGGGATTCCTTTCCTAAAGCTGCCATGCTTTACCAGGAAACATGAGGTCCCATCACTAAAGCATCAGGTGTGGAGATAGCCTCACACCCGGAAAAGGCCTGAACCATGTCTCCCATTTCTACAAACAGGGAACACCACTTTCAGCAGGAGCCTAGCCTGATATGCAGCTGTGTGACAGGCAGACACAGGCCCTCTCTTCCAGAAGCATACAGCTGGTCATTATTGTTAATACCAAGAAGGATTCAGATGGAAAGTCAATTTGAACTCAGTTTCCCTTTAAAAGACGTATGTGTGAAAGAAATTGTCTTCCAATCCCAAGTCTTTAAGTTAGCTGCCCATTTTCTGCCATCTGTAAAATCTAAAACCAATCAGAATGAACTCCCGACATGTTCTCTACAACTTTGGCTGCCTTCCTGTTACTGAATGTATTTCCTGTTGTGCACTTTGTACTGTCAACTCTTGACCCCTCACTTCATCTCACCTCAgctcaccccatccccaccaccaaTTTCTTTGATCTCATGATTAATACTGCACACCCCATACTGATACTAGCCCAGATCTGATTCAGCTCCAGATGAGAATCTACCCCTCAAGTTGTGTTTGCTCCAGCTGCCCTAAGACTCAGGAAAATTCTATTCCTACCCTAGCCTGATCTAGCTGCTTCTGGCACCACCAGGCTTTCCCCAGCCCATGACATAAATAACAAGGATagcgaaacaaaacaaaaacccatgaaCCTTGAAGTCACACAGAACTGGGATCAAATCAGCATGTCATTTACAAGTTGTGGGGCAggaggcaagttatttaacctcactAAAACCTGTTTTCTTACTTTATAAAAGGTTTCTGTGAGAATTAGGGATAGcgcatataaagtgcttagcctGGAAATGTAGGTGTGCAATGAAAAATTGCCGTGTATCATACTTTTAGCAACAATCAGGAGTAGTATTAACATTATAGCAACTAGTACTAGTACTAAAAGCATTCAGTTTACAAACTGCACTTGAAAGGATAAAGAATCTTTCCTTTTACGGCATAGAAAGGCACATAAAGATTAATAAAGATCCGGTCAGCTTTGAAGGAATTTAATTGAGGACACTAGATGTCTATGTTAGAAACCGATGGGCAAATGAATTCACTTCTCTTGCCCAGAAAATACCAAGAGGGGCAGACAATTAACTGTGCAATAAATAACAGTTTTTAGTAgtagcaggagcagcagcagtggTGGCAGTGGCTACCACCCAGCCAATGAGAATGAATAAATAGGCAATTTTCAAAAGGCAGACGGTACCCAAGATATCAGATActacatttcaaaaatgaaaattttgaacCTTCCCTGGAGATTGTTTTACCTGATCTTCAAATCAAAGAATTAGAACTAACCTGACGTTTCAAATCGCCATCGAATGCTTGAATCCCCACCATGGGATAGTTCTCTAGATGTCTCTATTCCCTTTATCTGTTAGCCCCTTGGGGGGCCTTAGGCTATGAGCAAAACTGCAGGACTTTAAGAAATTAATTAAGCAGCAAatctttactgagcacctactatcaGTCCAGCCCCATGAAAACACTGGAGATATAATTTTGAgcaaaaacacagaaacagagcTCTTTACataaaaaaactagaaaacatgTGAAACGGTACTTACATTTCCTTTCACAAGACATAAAGGTTCATCCTACTGATACAGTTCTCTGATTTGACTGGGTTTTCTGCAAGGCTCATCACATTCCCTTTCATGACAGCTTTGTAAACTTTATTCCTCCAGCATTTGAATGGAATGCTAATCAAGTACATAACCATCTCCCTGCCACCAAAGGTCACCCTCCAGGAGTGGCTAGGAGGGCTGATTTTAAGTCAGTGTGGTTCTCATCGACACTCACCCATTTCTGTGTATGGGAGAGGATCCTGAACGTTACATTATTCAGGGCATTTAACGTACCTGCCAACAGCTAAGATAAACGCCACAAGAAGAGGCTTATCGGGAAATGCAGGCATGACCCCAAAGCTGTACCAGTCTGAGACACACAAAACAATCCAGGAGGGCATATTTGTGAGAAAAGAAACTTTAGCTAAAACATGTCAAAGGCAGGTTAAATCAAGAGTTTGCTGGAAAAACACCTGTCTGCCCTCTGTCTTCCTCCAAAACTGCAGGACCTAGAAAGGATCTCTTGCATCTTCCATAAACATGTGCAGTGCTGCCAATGTGACTCAAAGAACATAGGACAAGGGGAAAATCGGCAGTCTTCTTGGGGGACCTCCAACTCATCTCGACCCACTCAACTCTCAGTTCCTTTCTCTGCATACAGCACATGCACTTTTAATCATGAGACTTTGATTCAAGGATCAGGAAGCAGATCCTGGGAAAGGTACAAGAGGGGATGGGAATTTGGGGGAGACTAGTGGGAGCTGC from the Hippopotamus amphibius kiboko isolate mHipAmp2 chromosome 2, mHipAmp2.hap2, whole genome shotgun sequence genome contains:
- the TRIM32 gene encoding E3 ubiquitin-protein ligase TRIM32; the encoded protein is MAAAAASHLNLDALREVLECPICMESFTEEQLRPKLLHCGHTICRQCLEKLLASSINGVRCPFCSKITRITSLTQLTDNLTVLKIIDTAGLSEAVGLLMCRSCGRRLPRQFCRSCGVVLCEPCREADHQPPGHCTLPVKEAAEERRRDFGEKLSRLRELMGELQRQKVALDGVSKDLQARYKAVLQEYGHEERRVQEELARSRKFFTGSLAEVEKSNSQVVEEQSYLLNIAEVQAVSRCDYFLAKIKQADVALLEETADEEEPELTASLPRELTLQDVELLKVGHVGPLQIGQAVKKPRTVNMEDSWAMEAAASAASSSVTFKEMDMSPEEAAASPRASPAKQRGSDTAANIQQCLFLKKMGAKGSTPGMFNLPVSLYVTSQGEVLVADRGNYRIQVFTRKGFLKEIRRSPSGIDSFVLSFLGADLPNLTPLSVAMNCHGLIGVTDSYDNSLKVYTLEGHCVACHRSQLSKPWGITALPSGQFVVTDVEGGKLWCFTVDRGAGVVKYSCLCSAVRPKFVTCDAEGTVYFTQGLGLNLENRQNEHHLEGGFSIGSVGPDGQLGRQISHFFSENEDFRCIAGMCVDARGDLIVADSSRKEILHFPKGGGYSVLIREGLTCPVGIALTPKGQLLVLDCWDHCIKIYTYHLRRYSTP